One Pararhizobium sp. IMCC3301 DNA segment encodes these proteins:
- the murA gene encoding UDP-N-acetylglucosamine 1-carboxyvinyltransferase, with protein sequence MDKIRIRGGNRLNGTIQISGAKNAALPLMIASLLTDQTLRLLNVPRLADVVLLQSILVNHGVDCTIKGKRPGEPDMAGQTLDLRAEEIVDTTSPYELVSKMRASFWVIGPLLARMHEARVSLPGGCAIGTRPVDFFLDGLRALGAEIELEGGYVVAKAPNGLVGGTVRFPKVSVGATHVTMMAATLAKGTTRIENAAREPEVTDLADCLIAMGANISGAGTDTITIEGVEKLHGATHSVLPDRIETGTYAMAVAMTGGDVHLDGARMDLLEAALDAIKASGTTIEPTNSGIRVTRNGGPIKAVNVTTEPYPGFPTDLQAQFMALMTRADGNSDIVETIFENRFMHVQELARLGANIHLDGQKAVVEGVAHLTGAQVMATDLRASVSLVIGGLAAEGVTFVNRVYHLDRGFERLEEKLRNCGAEIERISA encoded by the coding sequence ATGGACAAGATCCGTATTCGGGGTGGTAACCGGCTGAATGGCACCATCCAGATTTCCGGCGCGAAAAACGCCGCTTTGCCACTGATGATTGCCAGCCTGCTGACCGATCAGACCTTGCGGCTTTTGAATGTGCCGCGGCTGGCCGATGTCGTGCTGCTGCAGAGTATTCTGGTCAATCACGGCGTCGACTGCACCATCAAGGGCAAGCGGCCGGGCGAGCCGGATATGGCCGGGCAGACGCTTGATCTGCGCGCCGAGGAGATTGTCGACACCACCTCGCCCTATGAGCTGGTGTCGAAAATGCGGGCCAGTTTCTGGGTGATCGGTCCGCTGCTGGCGCGCATGCATGAAGCCCGTGTCTCGCTGCCGGGTGGCTGTGCCATCGGAACGCGGCCGGTGGATTTCTTCCTCGATGGTTTGCGCGCGCTGGGTGCCGAGATCGAACTGGAAGGCGGTTACGTCGTCGCCAAAGCTCCGAACGGGCTGGTTGGCGGCACAGTGCGGTTTCCAAAGGTCTCTGTCGGGGCAACCCACGTGACGATGATGGCCGCAACCCTGGCCAAAGGCACGACGCGGATTGAAAATGCCGCGCGGGAGCCGGAAGTTACCGATCTGGCAGATTGCCTGATTGCGATGGGCGCCAATATCAGCGGCGCCGGCACCGACACAATCACCATTGAAGGCGTCGAAAAGCTTCATGGCGCGACCCACTCGGTGCTGCCGGACCGCATTGAAACCGGCACCTATGCCATGGCGGTGGCGATGACCGGGGGCGATGTGCATCTGGATGGCGCGCGGATGGATCTGCTGGAAGCCGCACTGGATGCCATCAAGGCGTCGGGCACCACCATTGAGCCGACCAATTCCGGCATCCGCGTTACGCGCAATGGCGGGCCGATCAAGGCCGTCAATGTGACAACCGAACCCTATCCCGGCTTTCCCACCGATCTGCAGGCCCAGTTCATGGCGCTGATGACACGGGCGGACGGCAATTCGGATATTGTCGAGACGATTTTTGAAAACCGCTTCATGCATGTCCAGGAACTGGCCCGGCTGGGGGCGAATATCCATCTGGACGGACAGAAGGCCGTTGTCGAGGGGGTCGCTCATCTGACCGGTGCCCAGGTGATGGCAACCGATCTGCGCGCCTCGGTGTCGCTGGTGATTGGTGGTCTGGCCGCCGAGGGCGTGACCTTCGTCAACCGGGTCTATCATCTGGATCGCGGATTTGAACGGCTTGAAGAAAAGCTGCGCAATTGCGGCGCGGAAATTGAACGTATCTCGGCCTGA